The region TGGCCTGCCGATCTGGCCAGCGCGCACCTTCCGGCCGTCAGTGACGTGCAGGGCGCTTGGGGGAGGACCCGTCCCGGTCAAGTGCTGGGCGGCGCCGTCATCCGCATGGACAGGCAGATCGGCAGGCAAGTCGGGGAGGTGGTCTCGGCGCATGGGGGACTCCCGCGCCGTGGGCCGTCAAGCCATCGGCGAGACTGGGCAGTGACACAGACAATAAAGCGCTGTGTGCCGGCACAATACCGGATGGCCTTCTCACCTCAATGCCGTGATGCCCACGCTGCGCACCGCGTTGCCTGAGCTGCACTTTGAATTTGAGCCCCTGCTTGCATAAGGGGACGGGGTTGACGTGAACCCCGTGATGACTGGCATCCATCAGGGACCATTCCGGGGGTTGCTCGCCACGGGGGCGCACCATTCGGGTGCGTCATCTGCACTTTGTTCGGGGGTCGGAGGTCAGGGGCAGAACCTGTGGCGCCTGTGGAAGCCCGCGGTCTTCCTCAAGCAACTGGAGGTCCCAGCTTCCCAAGCGCAGGAACAAAAAGCCGGACTGGCCCCCAGGAGAGCGCCGCTCTGTCGTGGCAGGCGGCGTGGCCCCTCGGCGTGATCACCGGCCCCTCATTCACCGCTCTGTGTCTTCACCGTGAACACGACGGGCTCCCGCAGAAGAGAACCGGAAGATCCATTGACATTTCTCGATGGGAAGCCTATGATCCATCCATGGATTTCGATGGAACAGCAGCGGTGTTCAAAGCCCTGGGTGACGTGCACCGCCTCAAGGCCCTGCACTTCCTGGCCACTGCGGACGCCGGCTGCTGCTCGACCGGGCAGGGCGTCTGCACCTGCGACGTTCAGGAACGACTTGGCCTCAGCCAGCCCACCACCAGCCACCACATGAAACTCCTGGTTGATGCCGGCCTGGTGCTGAGTGAGAAACGCAGTAAATGGACCTACTACACCCTGAGCGCTCAGGGTCTACTCATCGCTCAGACCGCACTGAACCGCCTGCTGGCCGCCGTGCCCCAGGTTAACAAGGAGGCTGTATGAACCCCATGACCCTTCATTTCCTGACCCTCGCCCATCACCAGGACCTGCGGCGCGCAGCCGAGCAACAGCGCGCTGCCCGCCTCGCCCGGCCGTCGGCGCCTCTCCCCCGCCCACCGGTGACGCTCCAGCTTCCGGCGACGCAGACCCGCTGTTCCACCTGCTGATTTTCTGCCCACACGCATCCAAGTTCTTCAATC is a window of Deinococcus taeanensis DNA encoding:
- a CDS encoding ArsR/SmtB family transcription factor; the encoded protein is MDFDGTAAVFKALGDVHRLKALHFLATADAGCCSTGQGVCTCDVQERLGLSQPTTSHHMKLLVDAGLVLSEKRSKWTYYTLSAQGLLIAQTALNRLLAAVPQVNKEAV